In Candidatus Delongbacteria bacterium, one genomic interval encodes:
- a CDS encoding LysM peptidoglycan-binding domain-containing protein gives MIPSGIHQTTHGGRPLWSAPRLVLCALLASIGLASCTFRPAHSPDSRSGEAGIADDSLSVELELKRLEAELARAGEKGASMSELRRLFLDIQSLNPDLAGPRQDQLSLDVARLIVDEMDEEPGLETELEAGTGIHSLDFAVEQYGDSLEADSLLAGLMLPNEDSGELDSVLVRELDSLTVPGIPDADQRSVEQMIEYFVNGKGRKHYTVWMERYPTVAGTILPILREEGVPEDLIFLSMIESGFKLHARSKARAVGAWQFIAETGRRSGLQVDPWVDERLDLELSTRAAARLLKSLYGNYDDWYLAFAAYNAGPGRVNRAMKRANGDRNYWNLRLPAETRNYVPTYLAAREVFRRREEFGFMPGEIESPMVHERVHVPGALTFARLAEMLELPEAELRELNLHVLGNNTAPRGCDLRVPPDKADGFRLALAELPKDAFVTIQHHTVKRGETLGRIAARYGISLSTLRAANNLGSRSLIHPGQKLVISGGNGGARQDTDMDALAVEKDGRRVWTVHPGDALSLIASRSGVSVARLQEWNGLKNSRIYPGQRLWLSPPEHARTQDADLSQNRTANGAVRTYTVKAGDTPGEIADTWGIPLSRLLQANGMSNRAVIHPGQRLVLPDLDFRASDGQATGSRKNETYRVRNGETIEGIARKLSVSTEDLIAANRLKRPDRIKVGQTLVVPGNPVGSESRATAKARTHVVKRGESLWELSQKYGVSIDQLRQWNSLSSDEIKAGTRLKVSQDGQG, from the coding sequence GTGATTCCTTCGGGCATCCATCAGACGACTCATGGGGGACGCCCGTTGTGGAGCGCGCCCAGGCTCGTCCTCTGTGCACTGCTGGCCTCCATCGGCCTTGCCTCCTGCACCTTTCGTCCCGCGCATTCGCCTGACTCTCGATCGGGCGAGGCAGGCATTGCCGACGACAGCCTCTCGGTGGAGCTGGAACTGAAGCGCCTCGAGGCCGAGTTGGCCCGGGCCGGTGAAAAGGGCGCCAGCATGAGCGAGCTGCGCCGTCTGTTCCTTGACATCCAGTCATTGAATCCTGATCTGGCAGGCCCTCGCCAGGATCAACTGAGTCTTGATGTGGCGCGGCTGATCGTGGACGAGATGGACGAAGAGCCCGGGCTGGAAACCGAGCTGGAAGCCGGAACCGGCATCCACTCGCTGGATTTTGCCGTCGAGCAGTACGGCGACTCCCTGGAAGCCGACAGCCTGCTGGCCGGCCTGATGCTGCCCAATGAAGATTCGGGCGAACTTGACAGCGTGCTGGTGCGCGAGCTGGACAGCCTGACCGTGCCCGGCATTCCCGATGCCGACCAGCGCAGCGTCGAGCAGATGATCGAATACTTCGTGAACGGCAAGGGACGCAAGCACTACACGGTCTGGATGGAACGCTACCCCACGGTGGCGGGAACCATCCTGCCCATCCTGCGGGAAGAAGGCGTGCCCGAGGACCTGATCTTCCTTTCCATGATCGAGTCCGGCTTCAAGCTGCACGCACGCAGCAAGGCCAGGGCCGTGGGAGCCTGGCAGTTCATCGCCGAAACCGGTCGCCGCTCCGGCCTCCAGGTCGATCCCTGGGTCGACGAGCGCCTGGATCTGGAGCTGTCCACCCGGGCCGCTGCACGTCTGCTGAAGTCCCTCTACGGCAACTACGACGATTGGTATCTGGCCTTCGCGGCCTACAACGCAGGTCCGGGCCGTGTCAACCGGGCAATGAAGCGCGCCAATGGCGATCGCAACTACTGGAACCTGCGTCTGCCCGCCGAAACCCGCAATTATGTGCCGACCTATCTGGCGGCACGTGAAGTCTTCCGGCGCCGCGAGGAATTCGGTTTCATGCCCGGCGAGATCGAGTCGCCCATGGTGCACGAGCGGGTTCACGTGCCCGGCGCGTTGACTTTCGCACGACTGGCGGAAATGCTGGAACTGCCCGAAGCCGAACTGCGCGAACTGAACCTGCATGTGCTGGGCAACAATACGGCTCCCCGCGGCTGTGACCTGCGGGTTCCGCCCGACAAGGCCGACGGCTTCCGGCTTGCGTTGGCCGAACTGCCCAAGGATGCCTTCGTCACCATCCAGCATCACACCGTCAAGCGCGGTGAGACCCTGGGCAGGATCGCCGCTCGCTACGGCATCAGCCTGTCCACTCTGCGGGCGGCCAACAATCTGGGCAGCCGCTCCTTGATCCACCCGGGCCAGAAGCTGGTCATTTCAGGTGGCAACGGCGGTGCCCGCCAGGATACGGACATGGATGCCCTGGCCGTGGAGAAGGATGGCCGTCGGGTCTGGACCGTGCACCCCGGCGATGCCCTGTCCCTGATCGCCTCGCGCAGCGGAGTGAGCGTTGCGCGCCTTCAGGAATGGAACGGTCTGAAGAATTCCCGGATCTACCCGGGGCAGAGACTCTGGCTGTCGCCCCCCGAGCACGCCCGGACACAGGATGCGGACCTCAGCCAGAACCGGACGGCGAATGGTGCGGTGCGCACCTACACCGTCAAGGCGGGGGACACCCCCGGCGAGATCGCCGACACCTGGGGCATTCCCCTCAGCCGGCTGCTGCAGGCCAACGGCATGAGCAACCGGGCCGTGATCCATCCGGGACAGCGTCTGGTGCTGCCCGATCTGGATTTCCGGGCCAGTGACGGTCAGGCCACCGGAAGCCGCAAGAATGAGACGTACCGTGTGCGCAACGGCGAGACCATCGAAGGCATCGCCCGCAAGCTGTCCGTGTCCACCGAGGATCTGATCGCGGCCAACCGGCTCAAGCGCCCCGACCGCATCAAGGTAGGGCAGACGCTTGTGGTGCCCGGCAACCCGGTGGGCAGCGAATCGCGCGCCACGGCCAAGGCCCGGACCCATGTGGTGAAGCGCGGTGAGTCCCTCTGGGAGCTGTCCCAGAAGTACGGAGTGAGCATCGACCAGCTCCGGCAGTGGAATTCCCTGTCGTCCGACGAGATCAAGGCGGGAACCCGCCTCAAGGTCAGCCAGGACGGCCAGGGATGA
- the rlmD gene encoding 23S rRNA (uracil(1939)-C(5))-methyltransferase RlmD, which produces MATKFRTADLRIESIAYGGLGVARPEEGPVVFVEGGLPGDTVRAVITKKRKRHQEARVLDLLEPSPLRISARCIHQNVCGGCPLQTLEYAEQLRQKQKMVEDSWRRVGGFEHVEVEPILACEELWHYRNKMEFTFSDRQWVEDRDDPRGLRFGLGQHVRGIYSKVFDLTECHLQSELTAPLLEAIRRFVDPGPGQLADVWHVREQQGFWRFVVIREGKHTGERMLNLVTNGPDDGRVRQLADRLLEQFPGALSTIVHTISERSGAVASGRAGDVLHGPGVIHEDLDGLRFRLAPQAFFQTNTRQAERLFALAREMAGTLEGVRMLDLYCGSGAIAACFSRFVEHAVGIELVPEAIENARENARLNGLDNLEFHCGDVRHALAEHAQRPFDLVVVDPPRAGLHADVTRQLLEMSPQRLVYVSCNPVTQARDAALLAEGGYRLRRLRPVDMFPHTFHVETVALLSKD; this is translated from the coding sequence ATGGCCACCAAGTTTCGCACCGCCGACCTCCGCATCGAAAGCATCGCCTACGGGGGGCTGGGTGTGGCCCGCCCCGAAGAGGGGCCCGTGGTCTTCGTCGAGGGCGGCCTGCCCGGCGATACGGTGCGCGCTGTGATCACGAAGAAGCGCAAGCGCCACCAGGAAGCCCGGGTGCTCGACCTGCTGGAACCGTCGCCCCTGCGCATCTCCGCCCGCTGTATCCATCAGAACGTGTGTGGCGGCTGCCCCCTGCAGACTCTGGAGTATGCTGAGCAGCTGCGCCAGAAACAGAAGATGGTCGAGGATTCATGGCGTCGCGTGGGTGGCTTCGAGCACGTCGAGGTGGAACCGATCCTGGCCTGCGAAGAACTCTGGCACTACCGCAACAAGATGGAATTCACCTTCTCGGACCGCCAGTGGGTCGAGGACCGCGACGACCCGCGCGGCCTGCGGTTCGGGCTTGGCCAGCATGTGCGCGGCATCTACAGCAAGGTCTTCGATCTCACGGAGTGTCACCTGCAGTCGGAACTGACAGCGCCGCTGCTTGAGGCCATTCGCCGCTTCGTGGATCCTGGCCCCGGACAGCTGGCCGATGTGTGGCATGTGCGCGAGCAGCAAGGCTTCTGGCGCTTTGTCGTGATTCGCGAAGGCAAGCACACGGGCGAGCGCATGCTGAATCTGGTGACCAATGGCCCCGACGACGGCCGCGTGCGCCAGTTGGCCGATCGGCTGCTTGAGCAGTTTCCCGGAGCGCTGAGTACCATCGTGCACACCATCAGCGAACGCAGTGGGGCCGTGGCCAGCGGTCGGGCCGGCGACGTGCTGCATGGCCCGGGTGTGATCCACGAGGACCTGGACGGGCTGCGCTTCCGGCTGGCGCCCCAGGCCTTCTTCCAGACCAATACACGCCAGGCAGAGCGCCTCTTCGCGCTGGCCCGTGAGATGGCCGGCACCCTCGAGGGCGTCCGGATGCTCGATCTCTACTGCGGATCGGGCGCGATCGCAGCCTGTTTCAGCCGTTTCGTGGAGCACGCGGTGGGCATTGAACTGGTGCCCGAAGCCATCGAGAATGCCCGCGAGAACGCGCGCCTGAATGGACTGGACAACCTGGAGTTCCACTGCGGGGATGTGCGCCACGCCCTGGCCGAACACGCACAACGCCCCTTTGATCTGGTGGTCGTCGATCCGCCACGCGCGGGTCTGCATGCCGACGTGACCCGGCAACTGCTGGAGATGAGCCCGCAGCGGCTGGTCTATGTGTCCTGCAACCCGGTGACCCAGGCCCGTGATGCGGCCCTGCTGGCCGAAGGCGGGTATCGCCTGCGACGCCTGCGTCCCGTGGACATGTTTCCTCATACCTTCCACGTGGAAACCGTGGCCCTGCTGAGCAAGGACTGA
- a CDS encoding ComF family protein encodes MAAGRSICCDACLEGLVRGGGLHWTGQESGRLPVLSLLPYRGPGRRLVTAVKYGGAHGLSRRMACLLARQARRLAPEADFRLLCPVPSRPARQRELDGNPAARLALDLARALDARYGELLVRHGQGGQQKNLNRTGRLGNRSGGFALHRRAGILAGQAVWLVDDVVTTGATLARCARELRQGGLTVAGAFVLARTPTADESGGLADAP; translated from the coding sequence TTGGCCGCAGGTCGCAGCATCTGTTGTGATGCCTGCCTGGAAGGGCTGGTGCGCGGGGGTGGACTGCACTGGACCGGTCAGGAGTCCGGAAGACTTCCGGTGCTCTCCCTGTTGCCATACCGTGGTCCGGGGCGGAGACTGGTCACGGCCGTGAAATACGGCGGCGCGCACGGGCTTTCCAGGCGAATGGCGTGCCTGTTGGCCCGTCAGGCCCGTCGGCTGGCCCCGGAGGCGGATTTTCGCCTGCTCTGCCCGGTGCCCTCACGGCCCGCGCGGCAGCGCGAGCTGGACGGCAATCCCGCGGCACGGCTGGCCCTGGACCTCGCTCGCGCGCTTGATGCACGGTACGGGGAGCTGCTGGTTCGCCACGGGCAGGGCGGGCAGCAGAAGAACCTGAACCGCACGGGGCGACTGGGCAACCGTTCCGGGGGTTTTGCCCTTCACCGACGAGCGGGCATCCTGGCGGGGCAGGCGGTCTGGCTGGTGGACGATGTGGTCACCACGGGAGCCACGCTCGCGCGGTGTGCGCGAGAACTTCGGCAGGGCGGCCTGACAGTGGCGGGTGCGTTCGTGCTGGCCCGGACGCCAACGGCGGATGAAAGTGGGGGACTGGCCGATGCCCCCTGA
- a CDS encoding D-glycero-beta-D-manno-heptose-7-phosphate kinase: MYLDTLDSLLAGARSLKVAVVGDLMLDRYIWGRVQRISPEAPVPVVSVQHTSHCLGGSANVVGNLRSLGATPVPVGVTGVDHDGQILRELFRDSGIGGDCILEDPSRPTTIKTRVIAHDQHVVRVDAESTGLLSPELVERLLHQVRSLEGLDALIFQDYDKGVLGPEIIDALRDHCARNGIFSAVDPKFRHFHCYGAVDLFKPNEKELCEAMGAGLVSDDELDALADAFRQDSGCRELVVTRGGKGMTSYREDGQDSAPALSRAIVDVSGAGDTVIAALVLARLQGASSSRALAFASLSAAVACAEVGAVPVGPEALRTLNSRLAPL, translated from the coding sequence ATGTATCTCGACACTCTCGATTCGCTGCTGGCCGGAGCCCGCTCGCTGAAAGTGGCCGTGGTGGGCGATCTGATGCTGGACCGCTACATCTGGGGCCGTGTGCAGCGGATCAGTCCCGAAGCCCCCGTGCCCGTGGTGAGCGTGCAGCACACCAGCCACTGCCTGGGTGGCAGCGCCAACGTGGTGGGCAACCTGCGCAGTCTGGGCGCGACTCCGGTTCCCGTGGGCGTCACGGGCGTGGATCACGACGGCCAGATCCTGCGCGAACTGTTCCGGGATTCGGGCATTGGCGGCGACTGCATTCTCGAAGACCCCAGCCGGCCTACCACGATCAAGACCCGGGTGATCGCCCACGACCAGCACGTGGTACGCGTGGATGCCGAATCCACGGGCTTGCTGTCCCCCGAACTGGTCGAGCGGCTGCTGCACCAGGTACGCAGCCTGGAGGGTCTGGATGCCCTGATCTTCCAGGACTATGACAAAGGCGTGCTCGGTCCCGAGATCATCGACGCCCTGCGGGATCATTGCGCGCGCAACGGCATCTTCAGCGCGGTGGACCCCAAGTTTCGCCACTTCCATTGTTATGGCGCGGTGGACCTGTTCAAGCCCAACGAAAAGGAACTCTGCGAGGCCATGGGCGCGGGTCTGGTCAGCGATGACGAACTGGACGCGCTGGCCGACGCCTTCCGCCAGGACAGCGGCTGCCGCGAACTGGTGGTCACCCGGGGCGGCAAGGGCATGACCAGCTACCGCGAGGACGGTCAGGACAGCGCACCCGCGCTCAGCCGCGCCATCGTCGATGTCTCGGGCGCCGGTGACACGGTGATCGCCGCCCTCGTGCTCGCCCGCCTTCAGGGCGCCAGCTCGTCCCGGGCACTGGCCTTCGCCAGCCTGAGCGCGGCGGTGGCCTGCGCCGAGGTGGGCGCGGTTCCCGTGGGTCCCGAGGCCTTGCGTACCCTCAACTCCCGACTGGCCCCGCTCTGA
- a CDS encoding HU family DNA-binding protein, whose translation MNKLDLVSRLARESGIRREEVQTVLNGALELIMEELSTGGRVELRGFGIFTAEERKARPARNPRTGEEVWLPQRRVAAFKAAERLKSLMDNPSTQRQGG comes from the coding sequence ATGAACAAGCTGGATCTGGTATCCCGGTTGGCCCGGGAGAGCGGCATCCGTCGTGAGGAAGTACAGACCGTCCTCAACGGGGCTCTGGAATTGATCATGGAAGAATTGTCCACCGGAGGCCGGGTGGAATTGCGTGGATTCGGCATCTTCACGGCCGAGGAACGCAAGGCCCGCCCGGCGCGAAATCCCCGTACGGGGGAGGAAGTGTGGCTGCCCCAACGCAGGGTAGCGGCCTTCAAGGCGGCTGAACGACTGAAATCACTGATGGATAACCCGTCGACACAACGACAAGGAGGGTAA